One genomic window of Bactrocera dorsalis isolate Fly_Bdor chromosome 4, ASM2337382v1, whole genome shotgun sequence includes the following:
- the LOC105227248 gene encoding LOW QUALITY PROTEIN: uncharacterized protein LOC105227248 (The sequence of the model RefSeq protein was modified relative to this genomic sequence to represent the inferred CDS: inserted 1 base in 1 codon), translating into MSKSILVLGLFFITNALGQSKCPGGCRINVPSTSVCIVQQDPAQCLKIKECTLNEMNCVRKRQNIPLLSRSKIERCSLIRGATGSGRCSVVKKCQNIKCVNDKVVRCQQAGKQCRLLTNCAARKENCNRPPNNQMKSVGLAACKDFKRTEGFKPCKTREKXKKKKKPSRIKKILKG; encoded by the exons ATGAGTAAAtctattttagttttag GTCTCTTCTTCATTACGAACGCTCTGGGCCAATCGAAGTGTCCCGGCGGGTGTCGAATTAATGTGCCGAGCACATCGGTTTGCATTGTGCAACAAGACCCAGCGCAGTGCCTGAAAATCAAGGAATGCACACTAAATGAGATGAATTGTGTAAGGAAGCGACAGAATATACCAC TGCTGAGCAGATCGAAAATCGAACGTTGCTCTCTCATACGCGGCGCCACTGGCAGCGGACGTTGCAGCGTCGTCAAGAAGTGTCAGAATATAAAATGTGTCAACGACAAGGTGGTCCGTTGCCAACAGGCTGGCAAGCAGTGTCGACTGCTAACGAACTGCGCAGCTCGAAAGGAAAACTGTAATCGTCCACCGAATAATC aaatgaAGAGCGTTGGCCTGGCAGCTTGTAAAGATTTCAAACGTACCGAGGGCTTCAAACCATGCAAAACCCGTgaaa ggaagaagaagaagaagccaaGCAGAATTAAGAAGATACTCAAAGGTTGA
- the LOC105227249 gene encoding spore coat protein SP85, translated as MSRNLFTLLFGATLLVVLIMMAEAQPGPEVQGWWPTRRPTRPPTRPTRPPTRPTRPPTRPTRPTWRTPPTWRTPPTRPTRPTWRTPPTWRTLPTRPTRPTYGTWRPTRPTWRPTRGPRPARAVTTAAKTAATTAAPPACPRKPLRCTTAGPSVCVRSRNGKLCRRVANKCVLRNLNCQSKPRNNWVITNLKGCCKLKVGQRPVNCRNL; from the exons ATGAGCAGGAATTTATTTACACTCC TTTTCGGAGCTACGCTCTTAGTCGTCCTAATAATGATGGCTGAAGCTCAGCCCGGTCCAGAAGTCCAAGGCTGGTGGCCCACAAGGCGACCAACTAGACCACCAACACGACCGACTAGACCTCCAACACGACCGACTAGACCACCAACACGACCGACTAGACCAACTTGGAGGACACCACCCACTTGGAGAACACCACCAACTCGACCGACTAGACCAACTTGGAGGACACCACCCACGTGGAGAACACTACCAACTCGACCGACTAGACCAACCTATGGAACTTGGAGACCAACACGACCGACCTGGAGACCTACTCGTGGTCCCAGACCAGCAAGAGCAGTAACAACTGCAGCAAAAACTGCAGCAACAACTGCCGCACCACCTGCCTGCCCACGTAAGCCTCTCAGGTGTACCACCGCTGGTCCGTCAGTGTGTGTGCGCAGCCGAAATGGAAAACTTTGTCGTCGCGTAGCTAACAAGTGCGTCTTACGTAACCTCAACTGTCAATCAAAGCCACGCAACA ATTGGGTTATTACTAATCTGAAGGGATGTTGCAAGCTTAAGGTAGGACAACGTCCTGTTAACTGCAGGAACCTATAA